One region of Dehalococcoidia bacterium genomic DNA includes:
- a CDS encoding (Fe-S)-binding protein, whose product MLISESRKTNYIVIDKDKCKACHYCISVCAREIIGTSKEINRLGVNFAEVIPDKAHECTGCKSCAIMCPDVAISVFRSRVLEAGTIS is encoded by the coding sequence TTGCTAATCTCTGAAAGCAGGAAAACCAACTACATAGTAATAGACAAGGACAAGTGCAAGGCCTGCCATTACTGTATTTCAGTATGTGCCAGGGAGATCATCGGGACATCCAAAGAGATTAACAGGCTCGGCGTGAATTTCGCCGAGGTGATTCCTGATAAAGCACACGAATGCACGGGCTGCAAGTCATGCGCAATCATGTGCCCCGACGTTGCTATCTCGGTTTTCCGCAGCCGCGTCCTGGAAGCCGGCACCATTTCCTGA
- a CDS encoding PilT/PilU family type 4a pilus ATPase, whose amino-acid sequence MGIQDLLKIAIDNNASDLHLRVGSPPTVRIFGVLIPIPDMAPLTPGDVELLFEEITTAEKRKAFAARHELDFEFSVKNYTRCRINVMQQRSTLSIAVRIIPYSIPPLAELNLPPVIKELVMKRSGLILVTGAKGSGKSTTIAALVEYLNQHVQRNIITIEDPIEYVFRNKKCLIVQRNVGHDTESFDVALVHALRHDPDVIVVGEIRDILTMQTAIRAAETGHLVMGTMHTIDAAQTINRILDMFPDRQQEQIRNELSQILVAVICQFLIPTKGDQGMVPACEVMLTNNAIRNTIREGRIHQLYGQIQIFRKEGMQTLNQSLTDLIQKGLITEEQAYNYTTMIEELRSLQSSSRKVC is encoded by the coding sequence ATGGGAATACAGGATCTACTTAAGATAGCTATCGACAACAACGCCTCTGACCTGCATTTGCGAGTGGGTTCACCCCCCACGGTGAGGATCTTTGGGGTTTTGATCCCCATACCGGATATGGCGCCGTTGACGCCCGGGGACGTAGAGCTTCTTTTCGAGGAGATCACCACCGCCGAGAAGAGGAAGGCTTTTGCGGCCCGGCATGAACTGGATTTCGAATTCAGTGTTAAGAACTATACGCGCTGCAGGATCAATGTGATGCAGCAGCGCTCCACGCTCAGCATAGCGGTCAGAATCATCCCCTATAGCATTCCACCGCTGGCGGAACTCAACCTTCCGCCCGTGATAAAAGAACTGGTCATGAAACGGTCGGGGCTGATCCTCGTCACCGGCGCCAAGGGCAGCGGAAAATCGACCACCATCGCTGCCCTGGTGGAATATCTCAATCAGCACGTCCAGCGCAACATAATTACCATCGAGGATCCGATTGAATATGTCTTCAGGAACAAAAAATGCCTGATCGTCCAGCGTAACGTGGGGCACGATACCGAATCGTTCGATGTCGCCCTGGTACACGCGCTGCGGCACGATCCCGATGTGATAGTGGTGGGTGAGATACGTGATATTCTGACAATGCAAACGGCCATCAGGGCCGCCGAAACAGGTCACCTTGTGATGGGAACCATGCATACCATCGATGCCGCCCAGACAATCAACCGTATTCTTGATATGTTCCCCGACAGGCAGCAGGAACAGATCAGGAACGAGCTTTCTCAGATACTGGTGGCCGTGATCTGCCAATTCCTGATACCTACAAAGGGTGATCAGGGGATGGTGCCGGCCTGTGAGGTCATGCTCACCAACAATGCGATAAGGAATACCATTCGCGAGGGCCGCATACACCAGCTTTATGGACAGATTCAGATTTTCCGCAAGGAAGGGATGCAGACGCTCAACCAGTCGTTGACCGATCTGATACAGAAGGGGCTGATAACCGAGGAACAGGCCTACAACTATACCACTATGATCGAGGAACTGCGGTCTCTGCAAAGCTCATCGCGTAAAGTCTGTTAG
- a CDS encoding LUD domain-containing protein: MPKDNELLERFKTEAALTGAQIKVASSAEEAVEYVLGLAKEKGITTVVKSTSSIADRLDLAARLSKAGIKVMETSIAQWAAQLARGQEVPIDKLAELVSAATGEKVPAEPEAILRVARRMLKDAYTGAGLGITEADFGIAETGTLVTLENEGNARLAAALPKLHLTLLDGARIAGSLADAADLIKDSPGGIPGHKVPTFITYLTGRNTTADIPGAIFARAQGPAEEHILILIA; this comes from the coding sequence ATGCCGAAAGATAATGAACTACTGGAGAGATTCAAGACCGAGGCTGCTCTTACAGGCGCACAGATCAAGGTGGCATCATCCGCCGAAGAGGCGGTGGAGTATGTGCTGGGCCTGGCTAAAGAAAAAGGGATAACAACGGTGGTCAAGTCGACTTCATCCATCGCCGACAGGCTGGATTTGGCGGCACGACTGTCGAAAGCCGGCATCAAGGTCATGGAGACATCGATCGCACAGTGGGCGGCCCAGTTAGCAAGGGGGCAGGAAGTACCCATCGATAAACTCGCTGAACTCGTCTCAGCCGCAACGGGTGAAAAAGTGCCTGCCGAGCCGGAGGCCATACTGCGGGTTGCCCGCCGTATGCTGAAAGACGCCTATACGGGGGCCGGCCTGGGCATCACCGAGGCGGACTTCGGCATCGCTGAAACGGGCACGCTGGTAACGCTGGAAAACGAAGGAAACGCGCGCCTGGCGGCGGCTCTGCCCAAACTGCACCTGACTCTGCTGGACGGCGCACGTATAGCAGGCAGTCTGGCGGACGCAGCCGACCTGATCAAAGACTCCCCCGGCGGCATACCCGGACACAAGGTACCCACTTTCATTACCTACCTGACCGGGCGCAACACGACCGCCGACATACCCGGGGCCATCTTCGCCCGCGCCCAGGGCCCGGCCGAAGAGCATATATTGATATTAATAGCCTGA
- a CDS encoding transporter substrate-binding domain-containing protein produces MRIFACVLLAALILLSGYNCAPPDGKLRIITEDYPPYNFADERGNITGQSTEIVRSLMSKTGNDSSIELMPWSKGYEIVQSQPNTMIYSIGRMPFREEMFKWVGPIGFVDHWFYARRGSNITISSLDDARKVKSIAVYKDDANQLFLLEKGFANLNVSENDVQCIKKLMDGKVDLWLGPSQGFHFLAYEAGVNPAEIEPVSYVWRADWYIAFNRQTPDATIGAWQKALDDMKKTESSDVCSLYDSIITSYVLPRYTTDSVPKEAVVHLVDRTAADIVADAGGTIRKINAGESPYRDKDRSDLYVYVFDKYVTEAANASNPAVVGRNLKGVPDMAGKLFRDAIVDGALKNDTGWEDYIFTMPGKIGLFYKSVYYKLVTGSDGKQYVVCVGRYKDKPE; encoded by the coding sequence ATGAGAATTTTCGCCTGTGTGCTGCTGGCAGCATTGATACTGCTTTCAGGCTATAACTGTGCGCCGCCCGACGGAAAGCTGCGCATCATTACTGAAGATTATCCGCCCTATAACTTTGCTGACGAACGAGGTAATATCACCGGTCAATCGACCGAGATAGTGCGGTCGTTGATGAGTAAAACGGGAAATGATAGCTCTATCGAGCTGATGCCGTGGTCGAAAGGATATGAGATAGTGCAGAGCCAGCCAAATACCATGATTTACTCTATCGGAAGGATGCCTTTCCGTGAAGAGATGTTTAAATGGGTGGGGCCTATCGGGTTCGTGGATCATTGGTTTTATGCCAGGCGGGGATCGAACATCACGATCAGCTCCCTGGACGACGCCAGGAAGGTTAAATCCATCGCAGTCTATAAGGATGATGCCAACCAGCTTTTCCTGCTGGAGAAGGGTTTTGCCAACCTGAATGTCAGCGAAAACGATGTACAATGTATCAAGAAGTTGATGGACGGCAAAGTGGATCTCTGGCTGGGGCCTTCACAGGGATTCCATTTCCTCGCCTATGAGGCCGGAGTAAATCCCGCGGAAATTGAGCCGGTCTCGTATGTATGGAGGGCCGACTGGTACATCGCTTTCAACCGCCAGACGCCGGACGCGACCATCGGGGCTTGGCAAAAAGCACTGGACGACATGAAAAAAACAGAGAGTTCCGATGTTTGCAGCCTTTATGACAGCATAATCACAAGCTATGTTTTACCCCGCTACACAACGGACAGCGTGCCGAAAGAAGCTGTTGTCCACCTTGTGGACAGGACGGCTGCGGATATTGTGGCCGATGCCGGCGGGACGATCCGCAAGATTAATGCCGGCGAAAGCCCTTACAGGGATAAAGACAGGTCCGATCTATATGTCTATGTCTTTGACAAGTATGTAACCGAGGCGGCCAACGCCAGCAACCCGGCGGTGGTTGGACGTAACCTCAAAGGTGTCCCCGATATGGCGGGGAAACTATTCCGGGACGCGATTGTAGATGGCGCGCTTAAGAATGACACAGGCTGGGAGGATTACATTTTCACCATGCCGGGAAAGATCGGCCTGTTCTATAAATCCGTATATTATAAGCTGGTCACGGGCAGTGACGGCAAACAGTACGTGGTCTGCGTGGGCCGCTATAAGGACAAACCGGAATAG
- a CDS encoding TetR/AcrR family transcriptional regulator yields the protein MPQKKSRVFQTRVVVKKNNKLNRAQRGKQIASYRKRQITRAAYEIIAEKGYYNFTMMDIAKRAGVSSGLIHHYFKDKENMLVTLLREMQQNVRASLERALERESDPKEKLGIFVDQGFNLVENEKEYIYVTFDFLTQIKFNERMQRILSKLYRGYRESLSSILREGKEKGIFRDVDEHYIATIFSSILLGLEQQYIVDNTAFFYREYAARVKKFIFDMVLIEK from the coding sequence ATGCCGCAAAAGAAGAGCAGGGTGTTTCAGACGAGAGTGGTGGTAAAAAAGAACAACAAGCTGAACCGCGCTCAGCGCGGGAAACAGATAGCCAGCTACAGAAAGAGGCAGATCACGCGTGCAGCATATGAGATCATTGCCGAAAAAGGCTACTACAATTTCACCATGATGGATATAGCCAAGCGGGCGGGGGTCTCATCGGGCCTCATACACCATTATTTCAAGGACAAGGAAAATATGCTGGTAACCCTTCTCCGGGAGATGCAGCAAAATGTGCGTGCGTCATTAGAGAGAGCACTCGAGCGCGAGTCCGATCCTAAAGAAAAATTAGGCATCTTCGTCGACCAGGGCTTTAACCTTGTGGAGAATGAAAAGGAATATATATACGTAACCTTCGATTTCCTGACGCAAATTAAGTTCAACGAGCGTATGCAGCGAATTTTAAGCAAGCTGTACCGTGGCTACAGGGAGAGCCTCTCATCAATTCTGCGGGAAGGCAAGGAGAAGGGGATCTTTAGAGACGTGGACGAGCACTACATCGCCACCATTTTTTCCTCCATCCTGCTGGGATTGGAACAGCAATATATCGTGGACAATACCGCCTTTTTCTACCGCGAATACGCCGCCAGGGTGAAAAAATTCATCTTCGATATGGTGCTGATAGAGAAATAA